In one Nicotiana sylvestris chromosome 8, ASM39365v2, whole genome shotgun sequence genomic region, the following are encoded:
- the LOC104215636 gene encoding uncharacterized protein, which translates to MAEPNTSLETSEKISRLAPQLVTVLKEMKEGLDTVTSKVQALTAKVKAGHFPTPEGISYLETKHLLLLNYCQSLVYYLLRKAKGFSIEGHPVIRSLVEIRLFLEKIRPIDKKLQYQIQKLTRDSDAASEKSVISEKGTDTQKEDLLKYRPNPDLLVSKTRGTEDGSNVYRPPKLVPAPMEEDKMSRQERNKSRKETMDLRKARQNPFMIDLVNNLEGRPEEVREVVGTESRELREYMAKMEERARQEEETFARAPLTKMEKKKMKHLKKSRNGLLGLTDSFYDEIKSLPLGDASEQSANFDNSSAGIKQQKKRKRRN; encoded by the exons ATGGCAGAGCCTAATACATCTCTTGAGACGAGCGAAAAAATAAGCAG GCTAGCTCCTCAGTTAGTTACAGTATTAAAGGAGATGAAAGAAGGATTGGATACAGTGACTTCAAAAGTACAAGCTTTAACTGCAAag GTGAAAGCGGGTCACTTTCCAACACCAGAAGGAATAAGTTACCTTGAAACGAAGCATCTGCTACTTCTGAATTATTGCCAATCGCTTGTCTATTATCTGCTCCGCAAGGCAAAAGGATTCTCAATTGAAGGGCATCCAGTTATTCGGAGTCTAGTCGAGATAAGATTGTTTTTGGAGAAG ATTCGCCCCATCGACAAGAAACTACAGTATCAAATTCAGAAGCTCACAAGAGATAGTGATGCTGCTTCTGAGAAGTCAGTTATAAGTGAGAAGGGAACAGATACCCAGAAGGAGGACCTGTTGAAGTATCGTCCAAATCCTGATTTGCTTGTTAGTAAAACACGTGGCACAGAG GATGGCAGCAATGTATATAGACCCCCCAAACTTGTACCTGCTCCTATGGAAGAAGATAAAATGTCGAGGCAGGAGAGAAATAAATCGAGGAAGGAGACAATGGACTTGCGAAAGGCTAGACAAAACCCGTTTATGATAGATTTGGTGAATAATCTTGAAGGTAGACCCGAAGAG GTAAGAGAAGTTGTTGGAACTGAAAGTAGAGAACTCAGAGAGTACATGGCTAAAATGGAAGAACGTGCACGACAAGAAGAGGAGACTTTTGCTCGTGCCCCACTCACAAAGatggaaaaaaagaaaatgaaacatctgaAGAAGTCAAGAAATGG GTTGCTTGGGCTGACAGATAGTTTCTATGACGAGATAAAAAGTTTGCCTTTAGGGGATGCTTCTGAACAATCAGCAAACTTTGATAACAGCAGCGCTGGAATCAAACAACAGAAGAAGCGTAAG AGGAGGAATTGA